The proteins below are encoded in one region of Leptospira terpstrae serovar Hualin str. LT 11-33 = ATCC 700639:
- a CDS encoding acyltransferase family protein: protein MEWELLGIILAGLGALYLWVFQIPYSLPHPLAVTGKRENRFDILRGFAMVGIVLIHIHSYFQFFHPADKLVIHTTLFFSNLSRFSVPLFILTSAIFLRKKEGYWISKIKNLLLPYTFASMIGYLLKYNNYHVWEFIQFYCLGKVFAPFYFVPLLVQFYVFFYLFEKFLISKTFIKPILFLSFIINLASNLGYFDSILPDEYHSISVLNYLFFFILGIQIGLSNEEKNKPKVKVSLLFGSLSLILLFLIVLFSAVYYLDFKNHHLVYPIFFFFVIWEVIPNFGQTTIHWISYIGNNSLFIFLLHPFVIHLMHSVDPYFFGGPFLGYLVTLILNVGIPILIAIIIQKGKSLYRLRHSGELR from the coding sequence ATGGAATGGGAATTACTAGGGATCATACTAGCAGGGCTTGGGGCCTTGTATCTTTGGGTTTTCCAAATCCCCTACTCTCTTCCGCATCCATTAGCAGTTACCGGCAAAAGAGAGAATCGATTCGATATCCTGCGAGGATTTGCCATGGTGGGAATTGTATTAATCCATATCCACTCGTACTTTCAGTTCTTTCATCCAGCAGACAAATTAGTAATCCATACAACTCTGTTTTTTTCCAATTTATCTCGCTTCTCAGTTCCTCTATTTATACTAACATCCGCTATATTCCTTCGAAAAAAAGAAGGATACTGGATTTCAAAAATAAAGAACCTTCTTCTGCCTTATACTTTTGCGTCAATGATTGGTTATCTGCTAAAATATAACAATTACCATGTATGGGAATTTATACAGTTTTATTGTTTAGGAAAAGTTTTTGCACCTTTCTATTTTGTCCCACTATTAGTACAATTCTATGTTTTCTTTTACTTGTTTGAAAAATTTCTCATAAGCAAGACATTTATCAAACCAATTCTATTTTTATCATTCATAATTAATTTAGCTTCTAACTTAGGATATTTTGATTCAATACTGCCAGATGAATACCATTCCATTTCTGTTCTAAATTATTTATTTTTCTTTATACTAGGAATTCAAATTGGACTCTCCAATGAAGAAAAAAACAAACCAAAAGTGAAAGTATCACTACTCTTCGGTTCCCTATCTTTGATTTTACTATTCTTAATCGTCCTATTCAGTGCAGTTTATTATTTAGATTTCAAAAACCACCACCTAGTGTATCCAATATTCTTCTTTTTTGTTATTTGGGAAGTAATACCAAATTTTGGTCAAACAACAATCCATTGGATCAGTTACATAGGAAACAATAGCCTTTTCATTTTCCTTTTACATCCTTTTGTCATCCATTTGATGCATAGTGTAGACCCTTATTTTTTTGGAGGACCATTTTTAGGTTATTTAGTAACTTTAATTTTGAATGTTGGAATTCCGATTCTTATTGCTATTATAATCCAAAAGGGTAAGTCTTTATATCGATTACGCCACTCTGGCGAACTGCGTTAA
- a CDS encoding NADPH-dependent FMN reductase — MKVCLVAGSHRKNSQSLKVGKFLAKTLEAKGIETLLLDLGGSPLPLWEPTMWEKDSEIKKFWLEYSAGFSSADAYVFLSPEYAGMASPALKNFFLYLTGGDISHKPGLIITVSSGMGGSYPNAELRMSSYKNTRIVYIPDHVIVRHVESILNSELPEGKDDEYIRARLNYTLNVLVEYAKALNAVRQSGVIDIKTYPFGL; from the coding sequence ATGAAAGTTTGTCTAGTGGCTGGAAGTCACAGAAAAAACTCCCAATCTTTAAAAGTCGGCAAGTTTCTTGCAAAAACACTAGAAGCAAAAGGGATCGAAACTTTACTTTTAGATTTAGGTGGAAGTCCGCTACCTCTTTGGGAACCTACAATGTGGGAGAAAGATTCTGAAATTAAAAAATTTTGGTTAGAATACAGTGCTGGATTTTCAAGTGCTGATGCATATGTATTCCTTTCGCCAGAGTATGCTGGTATGGCTAGTCCAGCTTTAAAGAATTTTTTTCTTTATCTAACTGGTGGAGATATATCTCACAAACCAGGTCTTATCATTACTGTCTCTAGCGGAATGGGTGGCAGTTACCCAAATGCAGAACTTAGAATGTCCAGTTATAAAAACACCCGAATTGTTTATATCCCCGACCATGTGATTGTTCGTCATGTTGAATCCATATTGAATTCGGAACTTCCCGAAGGAAAGGACGACGAATACATTAGGGCTAGACTCAATTATACACTCAATGTACTAGTTGAGTATGCAAAAGCTCTTAACGCAGTTCGCCAGAGTGGCGTAATCGATATAAAGACTTACCCTTTTGGATTATAA
- a CDS encoding STAS domain-containing protein, whose protein sequence is MASTKYKQVVVVFKRTKYELDLETYGSIQAYKEVARHNPEVFERTLESHERQLQSREFLKSQVFPNADFVFRENFDPEGGTRYDLIVAHGGDNHFTYVAHLAGNTHLIGCNSDPNSSVGALLGFTAEELKKAVKNNFSQTKLESWSLLDTEIHYPNGTKLRTVPAICELSIRNNSPDLTSRFWISYQGNKEEQKCSGLLVYTGAGSTGWISSCFPKKFQPFSKHEPFFHVYSREIRVKSRETEFSLADFRALDQVEVISEMNGGLAVDSLTERHYPFPPYAKATIRLSPEKLFVIVPLKRGESMQDLPYEIEQKRINGTVIVQIKGRMESGPLDRITQTILDEMVGADRKHLILDFSELRYISSLGIRMILDVKMNLQKRNKEMALVGVTSSILQVFHLLGLSNAFQFYSDREEALKSFEEPSKS, encoded by the coding sequence ATGGCTTCAACCAAGTATAAACAGGTCGTAGTGGTCTTCAAACGTACCAAATACGAATTAGATTTGGAAACTTACGGTTCCATTCAAGCCTATAAGGAAGTCGCACGTCACAATCCTGAAGTCTTTGAAAGGACATTGGAATCGCATGAAAGACAATTACAGTCCCGTGAGTTTCTAAAATCACAAGTATTTCCAAATGCCGACTTTGTTTTTCGGGAAAATTTTGATCCGGAAGGTGGAACCAGGTATGACTTAATTGTGGCTCATGGTGGAGATAATCATTTTACTTATGTAGCCCATTTGGCAGGAAATACTCACTTAATTGGATGTAATTCCGATCCAAACTCCTCAGTGGGCGCTCTCCTTGGGTTTACTGCGGAAGAATTAAAAAAAGCAGTTAAAAATAACTTCTCTCAAACAAAACTAGAGTCATGGTCCCTACTCGATACGGAAATTCATTATCCAAATGGGACAAAACTAAGAACTGTCCCTGCTATTTGCGAACTTTCGATTCGAAACAACAGCCCTGATCTCACTTCAAGGTTTTGGATTTCCTACCAAGGCAACAAAGAAGAACAAAAATGTTCGGGACTACTTGTCTATACCGGTGCAGGATCAACTGGATGGATCAGTTCCTGTTTTCCAAAGAAATTCCAGCCATTTTCAAAACATGAGCCTTTTTTCCATGTTTATTCTCGAGAAATACGAGTGAAGTCTCGAGAAACAGAGTTTTCCTTGGCAGATTTTAGGGCTTTAGATCAAGTGGAAGTTATTTCCGAAATGAATGGTGGACTAGCGGTTGACTCTCTTACAGAGAGACACTATCCCTTTCCACCTTACGCAAAGGCGACGATTCGGTTATCGCCTGAGAAATTATTTGTAATTGTTCCGCTAAAGAGAGGGGAATCCATGCAAGACTTACCATACGAAATAGAGCAAAAACGCATCAATGGAACCGTCATCGTCCAAATCAAAGGTCGTATGGAATCCGGGCCACTCGATCGTATCACTCAAACGATCTTAGATGAAATGGTCGGAGCCGATAGAAAACATCTCATTTTGGATTTTTCAGAACTTCGATACATCTCAAGTCTTGGCATTCGAATGATTTTGGATGTTAAAATGAACTTACAAAAAAGAAATAAAGAAATGGCTCTCGTGGGAGTGACTAGTTCCATCTTACAGGTCTTTCATTTGCTTGGTCTTTCGAATGCTTTTCAATTCTATAGTGATCGCGAAGAAGCTTTAAAGTCTTTTGAGGAGCCATCTAAGTCCTAG
- a CDS encoding FAD-binding oxidoreductase, with protein sequence MQTRTIYKWGSPDVEEKLPEHTLKFLEQQFPVDKEFKASLPKGEIPLNSLKKSKITQTTITKLKQIVGKDYVSLDDATRARHSIGKFYTEIYKARFGEVTDVVDVVVSPKNEQEVIEIISLANAGKIPVIPYGAGSTVTKALQAPKGGISLDLSRLSRIIEFNAIDSTVTVEAGVYGPVLEKHLNERGYTCGHFPQSFEFSTVGGWIAAKGAGQASTGYGKIEDILLSLTAITPSGKFESKAYPAASIGPDLFRLFLGTEGSFGVITKATLKIRKYHPENSAKGSFIFKNFEKAVETMRDVMQAGFGKPHFFRIQDPEETDISFHMSGLHGGKEDLFLRFIGYKPMERSLMHIIVDGDPSYSKEVLKKIKKIAKRNGGFSTGESPVNKWLHQRYSSAYLRDYLMDEGIRIDTLETAVSWSNLHELWEKTRAYIKSHENTSCMVHISHAYENGANLYFIFLSPMNQKNEEANFVKFHKGIIDSIHKHGGSLSHHHGVGRMLSPWMEGEVGKEGLRILSSLKKTFDPKGIMNPGGLLGLK encoded by the coding sequence ATGCAAACTCGTACAATTTATAAATGGGGATCTCCCGATGTAGAAGAAAAACTACCGGAACATACATTGAAATTTTTGGAACAGCAGTTCCCTGTAGATAAAGAGTTTAAAGCATCCCTTCCTAAAGGAGAAATTCCACTCAATTCCTTAAAAAAATCAAAGATCACACAAACTACTATTACAAAACTCAAACAAATTGTTGGTAAAGATTATGTTTCGTTAGACGATGCAACGCGGGCTAGGCATTCCATTGGAAAGTTTTATACAGAAATTTATAAAGCAAGATTTGGTGAAGTGACTGACGTAGTTGATGTAGTTGTATCGCCGAAAAATGAACAGGAAGTCATAGAAATTATTTCATTAGCGAATGCTGGAAAAATCCCTGTGATTCCTTATGGAGCAGGTTCCACAGTGACCAAAGCTTTGCAAGCTCCAAAAGGTGGGATCTCCTTAGATTTATCTCGCCTGAGTCGTATCATTGAATTCAATGCTATAGATTCTACTGTGACAGTAGAGGCAGGTGTTTACGGTCCTGTTTTGGAAAAACATTTGAATGAACGTGGATACACTTGCGGCCACTTCCCCCAATCATTCGAATTTTCTACTGTTGGTGGTTGGATAGCTGCAAAAGGCGCCGGACAAGCCTCCACAGGTTATGGAAAGATAGAGGATATACTCCTTAGTCTAACAGCCATTACTCCCTCAGGGAAATTTGAATCAAAAGCTTATCCGGCTGCTTCCATTGGACCCGATTTATTCCGTTTGTTTCTTGGAACCGAAGGAAGTTTTGGAGTCATAACCAAAGCCACATTAAAAATTAGGAAGTATCATCCAGAAAATTCAGCAAAAGGTTCTTTTATATTTAAGAACTTTGAGAAGGCTGTGGAAACCATGCGAGATGTCATGCAAGCTGGATTTGGCAAACCACATTTCTTTCGTATCCAAGATCCGGAAGAAACGGACATTTCGTTCCATATGAGTGGCCTTCATGGTGGAAAAGAAGATTTGTTTTTACGATTCATTGGATACAAACCAATGGAAAGGTCCCTCATGCATATCATTGTAGATGGAGATCCGTCCTATTCTAAAGAAGTATTAAAAAAGATTAAAAAAATTGCCAAACGGAATGGTGGATTTTCGACAGGAGAATCTCCAGTAAATAAGTGGTTACACCAAAGGTACTCCAGTGCATACCTCCGTGATTATCTAATGGACGAAGGGATCAGAATTGATACTTTAGAGACGGCTGTTAGTTGGTCTAACCTTCATGAACTATGGGAAAAAACTCGTGCTTATATCAAAAGTCATGAAAACACATCATGTATGGTGCATATCTCTCATGCTTATGAAAATGGTGCCAATTTGTATTTTATTTTCTTAAGTCCTATGAACCAAAAGAATGAAGAGGCTAATTTTGTGAAATTTCACAAGGGAATCATTGATAGCATCCATAAACATGGAGGTTCCCTTTCTCACCACCATGGAGTTGGAAGGATGTTATCTCCTTGGATGGAAGGAGAAGTAGGGAAAGAAGGGCTTCGGATTTTATCATCTCTTAAGAAAACATTTGATCCTAAAGGAATCATGAATCCGGGCGGATTGTTAGGACTTAAATAA
- a CDS encoding putative porin: MGKIEATLVPKFSTLPLIFLFLNITSVSAEIIWGPTAEKAGGEYIFETGNKYPNLSGIRGGSRITFPRTFTLFGIQGIYTKDRWEINGALKTTGWNQKSGQARDEDFVLGTVSTENTTNIATREWSYRDSATIYSGSRNFADGKGKSTVYENRAELYGRYYFQDANPNYWSNGSGFFLSTGVRYSYFKYLFYDVNQFIESTPVFYGPIGIGLSFSNDLWEFFAGGGYRYSSGDFYLDLNFMPSFGRIKTRDFHVQRSINFFSENYGLGWASKAEVGYKINSSWLSYLRINHRRFFSEGRFTSQGGLTAEDIASNLVSGFKSHINIKDYSIEIGALNKLDWSSKSENPEKNDQKTEE; this comes from the coding sequence ATGGGTAAAATAGAAGCTACGTTGGTGCCTAAATTTTCCACATTACCTCTGATTTTTTTATTCTTAAACATAACTTCAGTCTCTGCGGAAATAATATGGGGCCCGACAGCCGAAAAAGCAGGTGGAGAATACATCTTTGAAACGGGTAACAAATACCCAAATTTATCGGGTATTCGTGGTGGCTCTAGAATCACATTCCCACGAACATTTACACTCTTTGGAATCCAAGGAATTTATACTAAAGATAGATGGGAAATAAATGGTGCTTTAAAAACAACTGGCTGGAATCAAAAATCTGGTCAGGCAAGAGATGAAGATTTTGTCCTTGGAACTGTATCAACTGAAAATACGACAAATATTGCAACGCGAGAATGGAGTTATAGAGATTCGGCAACTATCTATTCAGGGAGCCGAAACTTTGCAGATGGAAAAGGGAAATCTACTGTTTACGAAAATAGAGCAGAATTGTATGGAAGATATTATTTTCAAGATGCAAATCCTAATTACTGGTCCAATGGATCTGGATTTTTCTTATCAACAGGCGTTAGATATTCATACTTCAAATACCTATTTTACGATGTGAACCAGTTCATAGAATCAACCCCAGTATTCTACGGACCCATCGGAATTGGACTTAGTTTTTCCAACGATCTTTGGGAATTCTTTGCCGGCGGTGGCTATCGTTATTCGTCGGGGGATTTCTATTTAGACCTAAATTTTATGCCTTCCTTCGGAAGAATCAAAACAAGAGATTTCCATGTACAAAGGTCGATTAATTTCTTTTCTGAAAACTATGGCTTAGGTTGGGCTTCAAAAGCGGAAGTGGGATACAAAATCAATTCTAGTTGGTTGAGTTACCTTAGAATCAACCACCGTAGATTCTTTTCAGAAGGCAGGTTCACATCTCAAGGTGGGCTAACAGCGGAAGACATAGCTTCTAATTTAGTAAGCGGTTTTAAATCACATATCAATATCAAAGATTATTCAATCGAAATTGGAGCACTAAACAAATTAGATTGGTCATCGAAATCAGAAAATCCAGAAAAAAACGACCAAAAAACAGAAGAGTAA
- a CDS encoding DUF1569 domain-containing protein, translated as MKSILKLKTIEDIDRELSIIIACEKKQKADISLSQVYDFLAESIELSIQRIGSTNKRNTINKLLGKYKYAKLLSKGNYTKANQIPGFPPKDLGDADSALLRLKTSLTAFRLHSGPFAEHSVFGELDKKQWERIHAILAVFLFGYIQLYGDEKLRFAKEREQRKEKSFTEKKHNHPQKKKDDRDIKPSGHNSRKWKNKKKPHHKGNKNQGGGPR; from the coding sequence ATGAAGTCAATTTTAAAACTTAAGACGATTGAGGATATCGACAGAGAGTTATCAATCATTATAGCTTGTGAAAAAAAACAAAAAGCAGACATTAGTTTAAGCCAAGTTTACGATTTTCTCGCCGAATCTATTGAATTATCAATCCAGAGAATTGGATCTACGAATAAAAGAAACACTATCAATAAATTATTGGGTAAATATAAATATGCAAAGCTTCTTTCGAAAGGAAATTACACCAAAGCCAATCAGATTCCTGGGTTTCCACCAAAAGATTTAGGTGATGCGGACTCAGCACTCCTAAGATTAAAAACATCTTTGACAGCATTTAGATTACACTCTGGTCCATTTGCTGAACATTCCGTATTTGGCGAGTTGGATAAAAAACAATGGGAAAGGATTCATGCAATACTCGCTGTTTTTTTGTTTGGTTATATACAGTTATATGGCGATGAAAAGTTAAGGTTTGCGAAAGAGAGAGAACAAAGGAAAGAAAAATCCTTTACTGAAAAAAAACATAATCATCCACAAAAGAAAAAAGATGATCGGGATATAAAACCGAGTGGTCATAACAGCCGCAAATGGAAAAACAAAAAAAAACCGCACCACAAAGGTAATAAAAACCAAGGTGGCGGCCCTAGATGA
- a CDS encoding HU family DNA-binding protein, with amino-acid sequence MATTPTPMKKSEMLSELAEITGMTKKNVAAFLDSFVDLAYKETKKNGAFIIPGLGKLVKRNRPKRKGRNPATGEAIVIPAKTVVKFTLSKTCKDAVVPPKK; translated from the coding sequence ATGGCAACAACTCCTACCCCAATGAAGAAGTCCGAAATGCTCAGCGAACTCGCTGAAATAACTGGTATGACCAAAAAGAACGTAGCAGCGTTCTTAGACTCCTTTGTTGATCTCGCTTATAAAGAAACCAAGAAAAACGGTGCTTTCATCATTCCAGGTTTAGGAAAACTTGTTAAACGCAATCGTCCAAAACGTAAAGGAAGAAACCCAGCAACCGGTGAAGCGATTGTAATTCCTGCTAAAACTGTTGTTAAATTCACACTTTCTAAAACTTGCAAAGATGCAGTTGTGCCTCCTAAAAAATAA
- a CDS encoding ParB/RepB/Spo0J family partition protein — protein sequence MSKKTEFQALDLISAYSEKKKNPSHLELSQIFPNPTQPRLIGRDDTTDLVPSMERLGLIEPILVRKDKGKYLIVAGERRYRAAIKLGWKEIPAIVTDANEDVCYEMSLAENEKRKNLNPWEVGKAIQFLRKEKRKTAEEVSELLGYSGRYVKQLSSIARLDQRSVMELMISGKPLSVKNLEELLKRKENRGGEIISPRVAPGSGRISINLGKLSGKVRDNFLKELSLLKKKYGINE from the coding sequence ATGTCCAAAAAAACTGAATTCCAAGCTTTAGATTTAATCTCCGCATACTCCGAGAAGAAAAAGAACCCTTCGCATTTGGAGCTTAGTCAAATTTTTCCGAATCCAACTCAGCCACGTTTAATTGGTCGTGATGATACAACGGATTTGGTTCCGTCGATGGAAAGGTTAGGGCTCATTGAACCAATTTTAGTTAGAAAAGATAAAGGTAAGTATTTAATTGTCGCCGGGGAACGTCGTTACCGTGCTGCGATTAAGTTGGGATGGAAAGAAATTCCCGCTATTGTAACGGACGCCAATGAAGATGTTTGTTACGAGATGTCCCTTGCGGAAAATGAGAAACGCAAGAACCTGAATCCTTGGGAAGTAGGTAAAGCGATCCAATTTCTCCGCAAAGAAAAAAGAAAAACTGCAGAGGAAGTATCCGAATTGTTGGGTTACAGCGGAAGGTATGTAAAACAACTTAGTAGTATAGCTAGGTTGGATCAGAGATCGGTTATGGAATTGATGATTAGCGGGAAACCGCTTTCAGTAAAGAACCTAGAAGAATTACTAAAACGTAAAGAAAACAGAGGGGGTGAAATCATTTCACCCCGTGTAGCACCTGGTTCAGGCCGTATTAGTATCAATTTGGGTAAACTAAGTGGAAAGGTCAGAGATAACTTTTTAAAAGAACTGAGCTTACTCAAAAAGAAATACGGAATTAACGAATAG
- a CDS encoding Crp/Fnr family transcriptional regulator, with amino-acid sequence MSKLNIPPNQRIFKEGELNNAMYIILQGNVEIFFTVNNSQTRLALMKPGDFFGEMALFSSNPRSATARTITNCEVAVIESKQQLENFLVKNPKFAAKMVSIMADRLARTNELLISSMEKSVAKKIEFSTDVGKEHQIGISDVQDVE; translated from the coding sequence ATGAGCAAACTCAACATTCCGCCAAATCAGAGGATCTTCAAAGAAGGGGAACTGAATAATGCGATGTATATCATCCTCCAAGGGAACGTTGAGATTTTTTTTACAGTGAACAATAGCCAAACTCGATTGGCATTGATGAAACCTGGAGATTTTTTTGGGGAGATGGCACTATTTAGTTCTAACCCAAGAAGTGCCACTGCAAGAACGATTACAAATTGTGAAGTTGCCGTCATTGAAAGTAAACAACAGCTGGAAAACTTTCTAGTTAAGAATCCAAAGTTTGCAGCAAAGATGGTTTCGATTATGGCAGATCGATTGGCTCGTACGAATGAACTATTAATTAGTAGTATGGAAAAATCAGTAGCTAAGAAAATTGAATTTAGTACAGATGTGGGAAAAGAACACCAAATTGGAATTAGTGATGTACAAGATGTGGAATGA
- a CDS encoding HDOD domain-containing protein, giving the protein MSIPPLITFQEDFLSGKLISKEYVHFSEIDCPELDVWIGRVVRSISLEFLHEILFTILSELLVNGCKANGKRVFFQEQGLNLWDEKDYARGIPMFKDEFGHNRKRVFLSLDHSNFKITLSTIFKEDYIEFKVRNNAKILPEEKNRILKRVQASAKYKNINDAYRESVDNEESSGLGIVLIHILLRNSGISNQFFQLMTTEDYTEVVIRIPKQLIPKEYQSNIKNLLLREVSSLPPLPPQIQKLILIAKKKDVDWHEISSQVEKDPAITAEILKIANSPLFGAHIPIISVLDGVKRIGLKNLESIFLTLGAKKVLNSRYAKQVLVWTHSFKTSMYARFLIEDRKKHLKLLEPAIISALLHDLGRMVLLSLDLSQVNQIRVLRSDDNNEISEWVEEYTLGTTHSEIGYLMAEKWNFPEEILDVIRFHHKPWQCKTRNNILCQIIYLSDILANIGRGKGNYFTVEPEVLEYFEITSEKEFREIQERFKLQFEEHREEYQTLLI; this is encoded by the coding sequence ATGTCGATTCCCCCACTCATCACCTTCCAGGAGGACTTTCTTTCCGGAAAACTGATTTCCAAAGAATATGTCCACTTTTCGGAAATCGACTGCCCTGAACTGGACGTTTGGATCGGAAGAGTGGTTCGAAGCATTTCCCTAGAATTTCTGCATGAAATCCTCTTTACCATTCTCAGTGAACTACTAGTAAACGGATGTAAGGCTAACGGCAAACGTGTTTTTTTCCAAGAACAAGGACTAAACCTCTGGGATGAAAAGGATTATGCTAGAGGAATCCCAATGTTTAAGGATGAATTTGGTCATAACCGCAAAAGAGTGTTTTTATCACTGGATCATTCAAATTTCAAGATAACATTAAGCACAATTTTTAAAGAAGACTATATAGAGTTTAAAGTCAGAAATAATGCAAAAATCCTTCCGGAAGAAAAAAATAGAATTTTAAAACGAGTACAAGCCTCAGCAAAATACAAAAACATCAATGACGCCTATCGCGAATCAGTTGATAACGAAGAAAGTTCCGGGCTTGGAATTGTACTGATCCATATATTACTCAGAAACTCAGGGATTTCTAATCAGTTCTTTCAATTGATGACAACCGAAGACTATACAGAAGTGGTCATCAGAATTCCTAAACAACTAATCCCAAAAGAATACCAATCGAATATTAAAAACCTATTATTACGTGAAGTCAGTAGTCTACCTCCGTTACCTCCGCAAATCCAAAAGCTAATTTTAATCGCTAAGAAAAAAGATGTAGATTGGCATGAAATTTCCTCGCAAGTTGAAAAAGACCCAGCCATAACAGCAGAAATCTTAAAAATAGCAAACTCACCTTTATTTGGTGCACATATTCCAATAATTTCCGTACTTGATGGTGTAAAACGAATTGGCTTAAAAAACCTCGAGTCCATTTTTTTGACACTAGGTGCAAAAAAAGTTCTTAACTCTCGTTATGCGAAACAAGTTTTAGTTTGGACTCATTCCTTCAAAACATCCATGTATGCTCGGTTCCTGATCGAAGACCGAAAAAAACATTTAAAGTTATTAGAACCTGCGATCATATCTGCCCTACTCCATGATTTAGGAAGAATGGTGCTTCTTTCTTTAGATCTAAGCCAAGTAAATCAGATCCGCGTTCTTAGAAGTGATGACAATAATGAGATTTCTGAATGGGTGGAAGAATATACTTTAGGAACTACTCATTCAGAAATCGGATACCTGATGGCAGAAAAATGGAATTTCCCTGAGGAGATTCTCGATGTCATTCGTTTCCATCATAAACCTTGGCAGTGCAAAACCAGAAATAACATCCTTTGCCAAATCATTTATCTTTCAGATATTTTGGCTAATATTGGTCGCGGAAAAGGAAATTATTTCACTGTGGAACCGGAAGTATTGGAATATTTTGAAATTACGTCAGAAAAGGAATTTCGCGAAATACAAGAAAGGTTTAAACTTCAATTCGAGGAACATAGAGAAGAATACCAAACTCTATTAATTTAA
- a CDS encoding ParA family protein: MAKTDPTLTEEEAAKFVGLNMDEFSDKASSLKIPGWKSGEFKQSVLLKYFEPTRSDGFDSHVIAVSNQKGGEGKTTISLYLAEALAENHKVLLIDWDPQANATQLFLKDDVPSVMDYLGYRGKKAKNIEPAIKTIGENFDLLPSTLELANLTTPYERDDFELLNEAILPLRSRYEYIIIDCPPSLGLILENALICADYILVPIQTRAFSLQGIRDLYETFQKIQRKANQRLKLLGAVLNQYEGQKALAGLAEGVKKYFPVFETVIQRREAIPQAQAKMSFLAKIDLTTMKNFRDLAVEVKSKIDVQKN, from the coding sequence ATGGCCAAAACAGATCCGACACTTACCGAAGAAGAAGCTGCCAAATTTGTTGGTTTGAACATGGATGAGTTCTCAGATAAGGCGTCAAGTTTGAAGATCCCTGGGTGGAAATCTGGAGAATTCAAACAATCCGTTTTACTTAAATATTTTGAACCAACTCGTTCCGATGGTTTTGATAGTCATGTCATCGCAGTATCAAATCAAAAAGGAGGGGAGGGGAAAACAACTATCAGTTTATATTTAGCAGAGGCTCTCGCCGAGAACCATAAGGTTCTTTTGATCGATTGGGATCCACAGGCAAACGCAACACAGCTTTTTTTGAAAGATGATGTACCTTCGGTGATGGATTATTTGGGTTACCGCGGGAAAAAAGCAAAGAACATTGAGCCGGCAATCAAGACGATTGGCGAAAATTTTGATTTACTCCCCTCTACTTTGGAACTCGCAAACTTAACTACACCTTATGAGCGAGATGATTTTGAATTACTTAATGAAGCAATCCTTCCTTTGCGTTCACGTTACGAATATATTATCATCGATTGCCCTCCTTCACTTGGGCTTATATTAGAGAATGCTTTGATTTGTGCTGATTACATTCTAGTTCCAATTCAAACTAGAGCTTTTAGTTTGCAAGGGATCAGAGATCTTTATGAAACCTTTCAGAAAATACAAAGAAAGGCGAACCAAAGATTAAAGTTATTAGGCGCAGTTCTAAACCAATATGAAGGCCAAAAGGCACTTGCTGGTTTGGCTGAAGGGGTAAAAAAATATTTCCCCGTATTTGAAACAGTCATTCAACGTCGAGAAGCAATACCGCAGGCCCAAGCTAAGATGTCTTTTTTGGCCAAAATTGACTTAACAACAATGAAAAATTTTAGAGATCTTGCAGTAGAGGTTAAAAGTAAAATCGATGTCCAAAAAAACTGA